Proteins encoded in a region of the Synechococcus sp. BIOS-U3-1 genome:
- a CDS encoding BadF/BadG/BcrA/BcrD ATPase family protein, which yields MNSQAPILAGFDAGQTQCRCRLSVWEDGQLRPIGDGSGPGVSHLDAADGEERFRVAIRSSLNRARLDWTQQLGRDSNETAPIHAAAIGASGIEAETPLQARGRALLAAELRLPETRCLATGDERTALRGAFPEQAGIVLISGTGMIVVGRDVNGREHRCGGWGWRLDGAGSAFDIGHQALQLSVKMADGRAPDGALRQRLWEALSCRSAADLKALVVSPDHGVADQAKLAPLVDDAAAQGDAAARAILKRSASALAEAATATAKALDLDNPSLSARGGALEHLLEFRQLVNKEMFQLLPKSNWQSASGDACDGALAYALERSSFRPH from the coding sequence TTGAACAGTCAAGCCCCCATCCTGGCTGGATTTGATGCCGGACAGACCCAATGCCGCTGCCGGCTGAGTGTCTGGGAGGACGGCCAGCTACGACCAATCGGAGACGGTTCAGGACCTGGAGTCAGCCATCTGGATGCCGCTGATGGAGAAGAGCGCTTTCGAGTTGCCATCCGCTCCAGTCTCAACAGAGCCCGACTCGACTGGACGCAGCAATTGGGTCGGGATTCCAACGAGACAGCACCGATCCATGCTGCGGCCATCGGAGCCAGCGGCATCGAGGCTGAGACGCCCCTGCAGGCGAGGGGTAGAGCGCTGCTCGCTGCAGAACTGCGGCTGCCGGAAACGCGCTGTCTGGCAACCGGCGACGAACGCACCGCCTTGCGAGGCGCATTCCCCGAGCAGGCGGGAATCGTGCTGATCAGCGGCACCGGAATGATCGTGGTTGGCCGAGACGTCAATGGCCGCGAACATCGCTGCGGTGGTTGGGGCTGGCGTCTGGATGGCGCAGGATCTGCCTTCGATATTGGCCATCAGGCACTTCAACTGAGCGTGAAGATGGCCGATGGCCGTGCTCCAGATGGGGCCCTGCGCCAACGACTCTGGGAGGCGCTGAGCTGTCGCAGCGCTGCCGACCTCAAAGCGCTCGTGGTCAGCCCGGACCACGGCGTAGCCGACCAAGCGAAGCTGGCGCCCCTGGTCGACGACGCAGCCGCACAAGGAGATGCCGCTGCTCGGGCAATCCTGAAGAGGTCTGCCTCCGCGCTCGCTGAGGCAGCAACCGCCACTGCGAAAGCACTCGATCTGGACAACCCATCACTGAGCGCACGCGGGGGGGCACTGGAGCATTTATTGGAGTTCCGCCAGCTCGTCAACAAGGAAATGTTCCAACTGCTGCCCAAGAGCAACTGGCAATCAGCGTCGGGGGATGCCTGTGATGGCGCGCTGGCCTACGCCCTGGAACGTTCCTCCTTCAGGCCGCATTGA
- the glmM gene encoding phosphoglucosamine mutase, producing the protein MASSAAHPLGSLQSPEVSFGTDGLRGRVGTAITPALALQVGFWCGRVLPSNGPVLIGMDSRCSGSMVVAALTAGLTAAGREVWTLGLCPTPAVPGLIRRFQASGGLMVSASHNPPEDNGIKVFGPDGSKLGAALQRRIESGLRGEVDSAGSMSACGTASHRAELLEHYRDSLLSSVQHHRLDGVSIVLDLCWGSATACGAEVFRSLGADLTVLHGVADGERINVGCGSTHLGPLREAVIERGAAMGFAFDGDADRMLAVDGRGRVVDGDHVLYLWGSVLQDRGALPDQRLVATVMSNLGFERAWQARGGQLERTPVGDQHVHAAMVSSGAALGGEQSGHILSSAHGLAGDGVLTALQLATLCNGQQMTLSDWLDRSFQAYPQKLVNVRVTDLARRKGWADCAPLRDLVDEAERSMAEDGRVLVRASGTEPLLRVMVEAAEADVVELWTARLAEAADRHLNAA; encoded by the coding sequence ATGGCCTCTTCTGCTGCCCATCCGCTCGGTTCACTCCAGTCTCCCGAGGTCAGTTTTGGGACGGATGGCCTGCGGGGTCGTGTCGGTACGGCGATCACGCCCGCTCTGGCTTTGCAGGTGGGCTTCTGGTGTGGACGCGTTCTGCCATCGAATGGCCCCGTTCTGATCGGGATGGATTCCCGCTGTAGTGGTTCGATGGTTGTGGCAGCTCTGACTGCAGGCCTCACAGCTGCAGGTCGTGAGGTCTGGACGCTTGGTCTCTGCCCAACGCCAGCTGTTCCAGGCTTAATCCGCCGCTTTCAGGCGTCGGGTGGGCTGATGGTTTCGGCAAGTCACAACCCGCCTGAAGACAATGGCATCAAGGTGTTCGGGCCAGACGGCAGCAAGTTGGGTGCCGCGTTGCAACGCCGCATTGAATCCGGTCTGCGTGGAGAGGTGGACTCTGCTGGGTCGATGAGTGCCTGTGGCACTGCAAGCCACCGCGCTGAATTGCTGGAGCACTATCGAGACAGTCTGTTGAGCAGCGTTCAGCATCACCGGCTTGATGGCGTATCGATTGTGCTCGATCTGTGCTGGGGCTCAGCAACAGCCTGTGGTGCAGAGGTCTTCCGCTCACTTGGTGCCGACCTCACAGTGCTGCATGGCGTTGCCGACGGCGAACGCATCAATGTGGGCTGTGGATCCACCCATCTCGGACCGCTGCGTGAGGCAGTGATTGAACGCGGTGCGGCGATGGGTTTTGCTTTCGATGGTGATGCCGATCGGATGCTCGCTGTGGATGGTCGTGGTCGCGTGGTTGATGGTGACCACGTGCTTTATCTCTGGGGATCTGTGCTTCAGGACAGGGGTGCTCTGCCTGATCAGCGCCTGGTGGCCACGGTGATGTCCAATCTCGGATTTGAGCGGGCTTGGCAGGCAAGAGGTGGTCAGCTGGAGCGGACTCCGGTGGGTGACCAGCATGTGCACGCGGCCATGGTGAGCAGTGGTGCAGCCCTAGGGGGGGAACAGTCCGGTCACATCCTGTCCTCAGCCCATGGACTGGCCGGTGATGGAGTTTTGACTGCGCTTCAGCTCGCCACCCTTTGCAACGGCCAGCAGATGACACTCTCGGACTGGCTTGACCGCAGTTTCCAGGCCTATCCCCAGAAGCTTGTGAATGTACGGGTCACAGACCTCGCCCGTCGCAAGGGTTGGGCCGACTGCGCTCCTCTTCGAGATCTGGTTGACGAAGCAGAGCGTTCAATGGCCGAAGACGGCAGGGTGCTGGTGCGCGCAAGCGGTACCGAGCCTCTCTTGCGGGTGATGGTAGAAGCCGCCGAAGCGGATGTAGTGGAGCTCTGGACTGCTCGCCTTGCTGAGGCGGCAGATCGCCATCTCAATGCGGCCTGA